Proteins encoded within one genomic window of Aquarana catesbeiana isolate 2022-GZ linkage group LG03, ASM4218655v1, whole genome shotgun sequence:
- the CD276 gene encoding CD276 antigen isoform X2 → MLLDMDILCLLLLFPAICPAIEVRVPDLPVTGILDEDVILPCWFTPPVGFSVQNLSLFWKLTSLQQVHAFTLGQEQLENQEPNFINRTQLFLSKLPEGNMSLLLRKVQLSDEGTYTCFVNVGNYSSAAVSLQVAASFTKPILHLEPSEGLKPGDHVTVTCHTYRGYPEAEILWQDGKGQNLTENITTSQVANEEGLFRVQSSVHVILETSDTYTCLVYNPILQVVTHASLSVTGQHLSFPLVALWVTVGLCVCLLGLLVALACVCRKHLKQTCEEEQEQEEAGNMEQEENGELKTAMQPLKASSLEGEDTSSLE, encoded by the exons ATGCTCTTAGACATGGATATCCTCTGTCTGCTGCTCCTTTTTCCTGCCATATGTC CAGCCATAGAAGTTCGTGTCCCTGATCTTCCTGTCACTGGAATCCTAGATGAAGATGTCATCCTCCCCTGCTGGTTTACTCCCCCGGTTGGCTTCTCAGTGCAGAATCTCAGTTTGTTTTGGAAGTTAACAAGCTTGCAGCAGGTTCATGCTTTTACCCTTGGACAAGAGCAATTGGAGAACCAGGAACCAAACTTCATCAATCGTACACAGCTTTTTCTAAGTAAACTGCCAGAAGGCAATATGTCCCTTCTTCTCCGTAAAGTCCAGCTCTCTGATGAAGGCACCTATACATGCTTTGTAAATGTTGGAAACTACAGTTCAGCTGCTGTGAGCCTGCAGGTTGCAG CCTCATTTACAAAGCCAATTTTGCACCTGGAACCTAGCGAGGGTCTTAAACCTGGTGATCACGTAACAGTGACATGCCATACTTATCGTGGGTACCCAGAGGCCGAAATACTATggcaggatggaaaaggacagaaCCTGACAGAAAACATCACAACTTCACAAGTGGCCAATGAAGAAGGCTTGTTCCGCGTTCAGAGTTCTGTCCATGTCATCTTGGAGACCAGCGACACATACACTTGCTTGGTATACAATCCCATCCTGCAGGTGGTGACTCATGCATCTCTGAGTGTGACAG GGCAGCATCTCTCATTCCCACTGGTGGCTTTGTGGGTGACAGTGGGGCTTTGTGtctgcctcctgggtctcctggTGGCTCTTGCCTGTGTATGTCGAAAACATCTAAAACAGACCTGTGAGGAAGAGCAAGAACAAGAGGAAGCAG GCAACATGGAACAAGAAGAAAATGGAGAATTGAAGACAG CCATGCAGCCCCTAAAAGCCAGCTCATTAGAAG GTGAAGATACTTCTTCCTTAGAGTGA
- the CD276 gene encoding CD276 antigen isoform X1: protein MLLDMDILCLLLLFPAICPAIEVRVPDLPVTGILDEDVILPCWFTPPVGFSVQNLSLFWKLTSLQQVHAFTLGQEQLENQEPNFINRTQLFLSKLPEGNMSLLLRKVQLSDEGTYTCFVNVGNYSSAAVSLQVAASFTKPILHLEPSEGLKPGDHVTVTCHTYRGYPEAEILWQDGKGQNLTENITTSQVANEEGLFRVQSSVHVILETSDTYTCLVYNPILQVVTHASLSVTGQHLSFPLVALWVTVGLCVCLLGLLVALACVCRKHLKQTCEEEQEQEEAAGNMEQEENGELKTAMQPLKASSLEGEDTSSLE, encoded by the exons ATGCTCTTAGACATGGATATCCTCTGTCTGCTGCTCCTTTTTCCTGCCATATGTC CAGCCATAGAAGTTCGTGTCCCTGATCTTCCTGTCACTGGAATCCTAGATGAAGATGTCATCCTCCCCTGCTGGTTTACTCCCCCGGTTGGCTTCTCAGTGCAGAATCTCAGTTTGTTTTGGAAGTTAACAAGCTTGCAGCAGGTTCATGCTTTTACCCTTGGACAAGAGCAATTGGAGAACCAGGAACCAAACTTCATCAATCGTACACAGCTTTTTCTAAGTAAACTGCCAGAAGGCAATATGTCCCTTCTTCTCCGTAAAGTCCAGCTCTCTGATGAAGGCACCTATACATGCTTTGTAAATGTTGGAAACTACAGTTCAGCTGCTGTGAGCCTGCAGGTTGCAG CCTCATTTACAAAGCCAATTTTGCACCTGGAACCTAGCGAGGGTCTTAAACCTGGTGATCACGTAACAGTGACATGCCATACTTATCGTGGGTACCCAGAGGCCGAAATACTATggcaggatggaaaaggacagaaCCTGACAGAAAACATCACAACTTCACAAGTGGCCAATGAAGAAGGCTTGTTCCGCGTTCAGAGTTCTGTCCATGTCATCTTGGAGACCAGCGACACATACACTTGCTTGGTATACAATCCCATCCTGCAGGTGGTGACTCATGCATCTCTGAGTGTGACAG GGCAGCATCTCTCATTCCCACTGGTGGCTTTGTGGGTGACAGTGGGGCTTTGTGtctgcctcctgggtctcctggTGGCTCTTGCCTGTGTATGTCGAAAACATCTAAAACAGACCTGTGAGGAAGAGCAAGAACAAGAGGAAGCAG CAGGCAACATGGAACAAGAAGAAAATGGAGAATTGAAGACAG CCATGCAGCCCCTAAAAGCCAGCTCATTAGAAG GTGAAGATACTTCTTCCTTAGAGTGA